In Flavobacteriales bacterium, the sequence ATAAACGACTTATTAGCCATCAAGAATCAAGTAGAGAATATGAAATATTAGGGAAATATTCTATCGAACATCCATTAACTCCACTTCAAATATCAAGTTAGCCTTTCCTGGAATTGGTGGACGGCCACTAACACCGTAAGCTAAATTATAAGGAATAAA encodes:
- a CDS encoding FKBP-type peptidyl-prolyl cis-trans isomerase, with protein sequence FIPYNLAYGVSGRPPIPGKANLIFEVELMDVR